A single window of Zootoca vivipara chromosome 17, rZooViv1.1, whole genome shotgun sequence DNA harbors:
- the SAC3D1 gene encoding SAC3 domain-containing protein 1 translates to MSSSEVAPLQGTCPGMCPAEEFARRRREGRLHRLELGAGREADPALAIKEYSRPAAGKAPPRPEELRPPDVLLATVQHLLDQEDRGSDAGDSAEAAERGAFVTDRLRAVRLDAALQRLPGAPCAALHERALIWLLRAGTRLCAQPPARFDAHLHGAHLQETFAALRRAYREHEDGARPAAQPRFQALFLLYNLGSPVALWETLQLPDAIRASPDVSTALAINWAFLERNFARFFRLARELPYLPSCALHPHLAGAHRLALMTFSHGFSARNSRYPLARLAQLLAMDSVEEAADLCRAHGLTVLEGEVVFQKGSFKDGVPLVHKPSRLLVDGKWGESSLLELSERVCS, encoded by the exons ATGTCGAGCTCGGAGGTCGCCCCTCTCCAGGGCACGTGCCCGGGGATGTGCCCGGCCGAGGAGTTCGCGCGCCGCCGCCGGGAAGGCCGCCTGCACCGACTGGAGCTGGGCGCGGGGCGCGAAGCGGACCCGGCGCTGGCTATCAAGGAGTACTCGCGCCCGGCCGCCGGCAAAGCGCCCCCGCGGCCCgaggagctgcgcccgcccgacGTACTGCTGGCCACCGTCCAGCACCTGCTGGACCAGGAGGACCGGGGATCGGACGCCGGGGACTCCGCCGAGGCTGCGGAGCGCGGCGCCTTTGTGACCGACCGGCTGCGCGCGGTGCGCCTGGACGCGGCGCTGCAGAGGCTCCCAGGCGCGCCCTGCGCCGCCCTCCACGAGCGCGCCCTGATTTGGCTGCTCCGCGCCGGGACGCGCCTCTGCGCCCAGCCGCCCGCCCGCTTTGACGCCCACTTGCACGGCGCCCACCTGCAGGAGACATTCGCCGCCCTCCGGCGCGCCTACCGGGAGCACGAGGACGGAGCCCGGCCCGCCGCCCAGCCCCGATTCCAAGCCCTCTTCCTTCTCTACAACCTGG GCTCTCCAGTTGCTCTTTGGGAGACGCTGCAGCTCCCCGATGCCATCCGAGCCTCCCCAGACGTCTCTACAGCACTGGCCATCAATTGGGCCTTCCTGGAGCGGAATTTCGCTCGCTTCTTCCGCCTGGCCCGGGAACTGCCTTACCTGCCCAGTTGTGCCCTTCACCCCCACCTGGCTGGGGCCCACCGCCTGGCCTTGATGACCTTCAGCCACGGCTTCAGTGCCAGGAACTCCCGCTACCCTCTGGCACGGCTGGCACAGTTGCTGGCCATGGACAGCGTGGAAGAGGCGGCGGACTTGTGCCGGGCCCACGGCTTGACTGTGTTGGAGGGGGAAGTGGTCTTCCAGAAGGGCTCCTTCAAGGACGGTGTGCCTTTGGTGCATAAGCCTTCCCGCCTGCTTGTGGATGGCAAATGGGGGGAGTCTAGTCTGCTGGAGCTCTCAGAGAGGGTCTGCAGCTGA
- the SNX15 gene encoding sorting nexin-15 — translation MSRRVKEEYQRHYTVTEHRSHPKGYTEYKVTAKFVSKVKPEDVKEIVVWKRYSDFKKLHGDLAYTHRNLFRRLEDFPPFPKAQVFGRFEPEVIEERRKAAEVMLRFTVDIPALNNSPQLKEFFRGGEGRRPLENHDLPSLPPPLIPVPPSSEGVEPAEDALGSVAEQVLLDSKQGVCLDLEQQDPGVAPEAASEECCALQPRTEEEGRLSSPEKCDDEALDALFAFGGDEEEEEGEKGLGSPSRGPLSLQELALFDPFSKEDTGAASLSHEEELAALAASGHGPALSAPNAGTGQVAQERAAALDPGGYLPLATERIRQALESEAAKDYKEAFCGYRSGVDLLLQGLQGDPDAARREAVKKKTAEYLQRAEEIFQLHLKHLQL, via the exons ATGTCCCGCCGGGTGAAGGAGGAGTACCAGCGGCACTACACGGTGACCGAGCACCGCAGCCATCCCAAGGGCTACACCGAGTACAAAGTGACTGCCAAG TTTGTCTCAAAGGTGAAACCAGAAGATGTCAAGGAG ATCGTGGTCTGGAAACGGTACAGTGATTTCAAGAAGCTGCACGGCGACCTGGCGTACACGCATCGCAACCTCTTCCGTCGACTGgaggatttcccccccttccccaaggcTCAAGTCTTTG GCCGATTTGAGCCCGAGGTGATTGAGGAGCGGCGGAAAGCAGCTGAGGTCATGCTCCGCTTCACTGTGGACATCCCAGCCTTGAACAACAGCCCTCAGCTGAAGGAGTTCTTTCGG ggtggggaggggaggagaccTCTGGAGAACCACGACCTGccctctctgcctccccctctgATCCCAGTCCCGCCATCCTCGGAAGGAGTAGAGCCAGCGGAGGATGCTCTGGGATCTGTGGCTGAGCAGGTGCTCCTGGACTCCAAACAGGGAGTTTGCCTGGATTTGGAGCAGCAGGACCCTGGTGTTGCTCCGGAGGCAGCGAGCGAGGAGTGCTGTGCCCTGCAGCCCCGAACGGAGGAGGAAG GGAGGCTCTCCTCGCCCGAGAAGTGTGACGACGAGGCCTTGGACGCTCTCTTTGCCTTTGGCGgcgacgaagaggaggaggaaggagagaagggtCTTGGGTCGCCCTCCCGCGGCCCCTTGTCGCTTCAGGAGTTAGCCCTGTTTGATCCCTTCTCAAAGGAAG ACACCGGTGCAGCCAGCCTCTCCCACGAGGAAGAGCTGGCTGCTCTCGCTGCCTCGGGACATGGACCAGCGCTTTCTGCCCCCAACGCAGGAACAGGCCAGGTAGCCCAGGAAAGAGCTGCTGCATTAGACCCAGGCGGTTACCTGCCGTTGGCCACAGAGCGCATCAGACAGGCCTTGGAGAGTGAAGCGGCGAAGGACTACAAGGAGGCTTTCTGTGGCTACCGCAGCGGCGTTGACCTCTTGCTGCAGGGACTGCAAG GGGATCCCGACGCAGCCCGCAGGGAGGCCGTGAAGAAGAAGACGGCAGAGTACCTCCAGAGGGCCGAGGAAATCTTCCAGCTGCACCTGAAGCATCTACAGCTGTGA
- the ARL2 gene encoding ADP-ribosylation factor-like protein 2, with amino-acid sequence MGLLSILKKMKQKERELRLLMLGLDNAGKTTILKKFNGDEIDTISPTLGFNIKTLEHRGFKLNIWDVGGQKSLRSYWRNYFESTDGLIWVVDSADRQRLDDCKRELQSLLVEERLAGATLLIFANKQDLPGALSSSAIQEGLDLDSIHSHHWCIQGCSAYTGENLLVGIDWLLDDISSRIFTAD; translated from the exons ATGGGGCTGCTCAGCATCCTGAAGAAGATGAAGCAGAAGGAGCGGGAGCTGCGGCTGCTGATGCT GGGCCTGGACAATGCCGGAAAGACTACGATCCTGAAGAAGTTCAATGGGGATGAGATCGACACCATCTCGCCCACGCTGGGCTTCAACATCAAGACCTTGGAGCACCGTGG GTTCAAGCTGAACATCTGGGACGTTGGGGGCCAGAAATCCCTGCGCTCCTACTGGCGGAACTATTTTGAGAGCACCGATGGGctcatctgggtggtggacagcGCTGACCGCCAGCGCCTAGATGACTGCAAGAGGGAACTCCAGAGCCTTCTGGTGGAGGAG CGCCTGGCAGGGGCCACCTTGCTCATATTtgccaacaagcaggacctgcCCGGCGCCCTGAGCTCCAGCGCCATCCAGGAG GGTCTCGACCTCGACAGCATCCACAGCCACCACTGGTGCATTCAAGGCTGCAGTGCCTACACTGGGGAGAACCTGCTTGTGGGTATCGATTGGCTGCTGGACGATATCTCCAGCCGGATATTCACCGCGGactga